ATATTACGAatcctatcaaaaaaaaaagttaaaaattattcaatgaaaacaaaggtgatgcctttaataaaatCAGGGTTGTAAGTatagtagaaataaatatatgtattaatacataaaaatgtgaatatCGTAGAAATGAGCGATTTTCTTtagcaaacttttttttttctgtgtataTAATTaaacgaacaaataaatatagcaGCACTTAAAATGACTACTAAAAAATTTGGGAATTTGTAAAATGCGAGGAAGGATGAGAAGCGAAGGTAAATACGTGGCAATAACaatgaaatgataataaatgaataaataaataaataaataaataaataaataaatgcaagcaTACGGTAGAGCTCTAACAATGTAAATACTAGCCCTTTtgccaatttttaaaaaagaaattctcctcttattttttcttaaaaatgacACACTCATTTAGATCCTCTAGAATTCAAGACTCCTAGATTTGGCTCCTAGAACTCAAGAATCTGGCTCctaaaattcaacaaaaaaaaacgcaacttatttctttttatttccattacgTTTTCAAGCTcaatcctttcttctttttactctAAAAATTCTCTATAATTctcttatttcttcaaaaatttagtaTACTCAAGACTaactttataattttattcgctcaaaatgctaaaatatcaagtatatcccgaaaaaaaagaaattgatgaaaatcGTTGCATTCATGGTTCTACCCACCTCAAATTTCCTCTAACTTTTTAAAACTAGAGATTGAAGGATAGATTTCCAgcgtaaaaagaaaagaaaatcaaagaagaatgtccgagaaaaatagaaatttgtcAGCGATTACAATAAAAATCAGCTCAAATTAGAATAATTGATTAAAAGTAATTAAGTAGTCGGATTAATCAATCAGTGAGTAATTAACGGAATAATTAACTTGAGAGCAATTCAATTGATAACTTCTGGGTCAAATATGCTGCTTAGCGGAAACGAGTCCACGCAAACACAAAGTGCTTGCGAACTAATTAACTCGTCCCATCCAATCGATTGTTCGCGACATTTAAACTTAGCTGATCTGGGTTGGATTCAGCTTGACCGACAGCTGTAACTTAGGATCTTAGAATCcctaaaattcaaaagatcCAGAAAACATTGAGCTAAAAATTGAGTTcggttcgtttttttccaatttattaGCCAACATGAACTTTTTTAGGATGAAAGAACTCAAAGAACTAGATCTGAACTTGCTGAAGGTGCTAATAAGGAACtttcaagtattttttaaTACTCTATCAGAAGTAGGAGAAGAagtaaaagcgaaaaaatagagaatatgTTTCCTCAAGTTATTTAGAGTCAGGTTTTTGCGCTAaggatattttatttcatttctattatttatttatttatttcctactttttttcctattccccttctttttttctcttcgattttctttctctactcTCCATTTCTATGTATCTTCACATATTCTTCCTATTCATAGTAATTATTCATTATCGCGTAGAATTTTCGATGAATCTTCATTATTTTACAATATCCTCAATTTTTAAAGGTAGAGAGGTGGGAAAATCCTAacatcttttaattttaatcgTAGAGAAGTaggaaaattctaaaagtGCGGGTGGAGAGTAATTAGGCGGAACTATTTGCTAGATTTCCAGTGTAACTGAGATTACGGTTGGATAGGTAGGATTATGGTTGAACGGTGGATAAACTCATATACATAGTAGCACTCTcataattaaaggataaaggatacgGTGTCAggggttaatcaatccgcttaggatccaccaccacgttcacttcaattcagaatcgtttgaggtttacgtgaacgtgtaactgccccatacaatgacttgtgggggctagccgaaGGGTCacgccagtgtttttatcctcgggGGCacgtctagtaccaatttatccggacccagagggacgaaaggcttggttggcactagggcggattcgaacttccgaacaagcaagtcattgtaaggctacACACgagttcataaacctcaatcGAAGTTTGAGTTGAAGGCGAaagcgtaggcgcatccccatagggattgatcaaccccgtgcactttatcctttatactcCCATAATTACGAGTTACAAAATAAGAATTACATTTAATTCATCGCCActgcaaagaaattttttgaaattttctacaattaACGAAAATGTTAAGTTATACtacaaaaaaatgcaattttcacAACTGTATAAATTAAAGTTCAAGAGAGTGGTTTTTTTACATAAACTGACGGGCTAAATCCAATGAAAAATACCGAAACCTCACCTGCCCAGCTACCTGGGTGGTCCGCACGACCCCCGCAATCCGGCTTATTCGGACCACCGTGGCTCTTGTGGCGGAACTCCTCTGGATGAGCGTTTTGAGGGCGGGGTAACCAAAATTGTAAACAGCGGATCCTGCCAAAAATGCCAAGACCTCACCTGCCCAGCCACCAGGGTGGTCTGCACGACCCCCGGGGTCCGGCTATTTCGGACCACCGTAGTTCTTgtggtgaaatttttttacattcagtTTTCAAGACCCATCAATTTAAGAGAGCTggataaaataaagaagagtATATTTCCCATCAAAAAAGACTTGCTCGttgcaatttcaaaaaaaaaaaattaggaaaactAATACATAGATCCCATGCTGGGGACGCTCTTGACCTCATCATTTTATCCAAAGAATAATACTGAGTGagggaaaatagaagaaaataataattcagAGTTCTTGCTGTTTTGCTaacaaataattaatgaaCTATATTCAAATTCTTGAACAAAAATATCTCAAGGATAAAAAAGTGTAATTCATAGAATTGCTCGCTAAAGCAATTTATTCTGGCATAGCTAGTGCAGCTGATTGGCTCtattcacaatttttcctcACGAAAATTGTGCATTATCGAATAACTCACATGTTTTTGTGGTGACTTTTGCACGCAAACAACCTAATCCAGGAACGAGTTCtggcagaggaaaaaaaaagaacttatgaAGAAGTGAGATCCATTGAGCAATCCGCAAGggagaaaattgttttgatcTCTGATAAGCTGTTCAAAAAGTTCTCAATTGACTTCATTATGTTCTGGGAAATCACCTCCTTTGAAGCCTCGGATGAGAAATTCGATTTGCGTATCCAAGCTAACCAGAACTCTTCACAACTGAACAGAGAGAAAACTCTACGCGTATTTTTCGATCGATATCTCTAGAGGTAGACGAAATCCTAACGCACGAGAACTTGAACGAAGATCTGACTGATTGATCATAACACGAATTAGTTGGATTCCTCCTTAACATCGGGAGAGCGATTTAAAATACAACAGAAATTTCTGTCCAAAGACGAATTCTCCGCTAACATTCATTTCAGGACTTTTGGCGGAAATCCAAAAAACTTCCAAAGATTTCCGAGATAACTGTATTGATTCGTACATCAAATTACTTGTAAAATTTTTGCACATGAAAAAAtcgaattgaaattgaaaaaaaagtcagaattGCCCGCATTGTGctttacaattttttgagGGAACCTTTTGCATTTCGTGTTTTTCTAcccaaatatttatttgtttctgtttttactactaattttcttttggtttaGCCTTGTTTTCCAACTGAGAACCCTTATGGGATGCCAATCTAAAGTGAATCGTGtaggtagaggcgaaacgatccaCCCCTTAAATTTTagattccttattttttctttatgacGTTTTATACTGTATGGATGTTATTCTACAACTTAAAACCGCATCAAATTGCTCATTTTAAAATCGGATGCGGGCGATTTCCCGCAAGCTCACGTAagggaaataaaatcaattaacaaCCTGGTGTACAGCTAGATCACCAAAGATCAATACCATATCCACAAACACCCTATGATCATCCCAGGTTCCATAACAATTCGAATACTCCGAAAACGGTGTTTGTGAAAAGTCAATAATTCACAGAACGGTTCTAACCGACCTGTTGTGTTCCACACGACCCAGAGAGCGATAGCTGCCTCATTCAACTCCACATTCCGACAGCAACCAACGAGGGTCCCATGGTGAACGTATTCCACGTCCGCACAATTGAACAATAAGTCACGTCGTTTCCATTAGACTGtaactatggaaaaaaataaaaggaaaaaaagaagaaaaaaaaacaaatctaccATTTATCTTCACCTTTTACTTGTACGCACATTTTTGATTGGAAGAGAATTAAATGTCTGCTGTACTGGTCTGCTGAGGAAGAAAAGCGTCAGGTCTGGAAAAAAGTAGTTGTGCAACAATGTCCGAGACAtagaaatggagaaattcaGGGTTACGATGGAAAAACCGCGAAAAATTAGTGACAGCGTAAATTCCAGAAGTATAAAACCAATCGATATCTATACGATGTCatttatcttcaaaaaaaacaacaaaatgacgAAGTACGATTGGTTTTCAGGATTTGTAgcccgagaaaaaaaaaaccaccggGATGCCAAAAGGTCTGTGTTTCAAGTGCTTTCACGCGTTCTTCCCGCGCGGCTGTGTCGATTGTTCGAGAACGCAAACGAGCCGAGATCAACTTGAGTTCTTTTCCGTTTGGAtgtcctcaaaaaaaatctaattcaaTGGGTtcagtgtatttttttccgaGTTTTCCTCCTTGCTTCCTGAATTAGCGaatcaaaatcattttaaaaatgtaagtTTTTTCGTCAGAATACAAAATGAAGAACTGCTGGATATGATGAGATGACATTTATCGACagaatcctctttttttcttcgtctacATCATAATTAATGCCTTATGCAATAAAAAACAGAGTAAAAAGACCGcgttactttttttgaataatcttttagtaataaataataaaaaataaacactaaCAATCTTTAAATGACTAGATTCGGATTTTCTATGTGGTCTTTATCAGGGTTGctccataaaaaaaactcagttaGGAATTCTGCTCTGATTCtgacttatttcttttttgctgcaataaataaataaacaaatggtAGCGGACTGTGACAACGCATAGTTTGCCAAAATGGAACGAataactacattttatccgAGAATGTCTGCTATCTAGTTGTTTTCTAGCATTTTTccacggaaaaaaatccaaaaaaatattttaaaaaaatagattgcATGGATTaaagcaattattttttagaCCACTAAAATGTGAACAGAGGCGAAAGCAAAAGCGACTATATTATGAACAAGGATTTGAAGGGAACTTTGGATCCAATACCGAGCAAAAACCTGGACATTTTGGTCGCGTTTACAGTTTTTTCATTGCTGCTGACTAGTACTGTATGCTTGATGGTTACTGTATTGACTGTAAGCTCAGAAGTATGcagttaaaataaaatcttacaaaaaaaaacagtcggTTTAATAACTGGAACAAGGCTCTatacaatatttttaataaacGTCGGTAGAAAACGCTTGACTTTACCATaaacaagaatttttgaagGGAATTAACGGAAATCTAGATCAAATTCCGAACAAAACAAGGACCTCACAAATTTGTGAACAACCAAAGAAACAgctaaagaaaagaataaagcaCGGATGTGGATTCAGCAGAAATCTCTGGCCAATACAGTTGATATAATTCAGGAAAGAAAAGTTCCGGAATCAGTTTGAACAAAGTTCTGGACGAAGCTGTCCAGATCTTTGTCCAGGACGACTCACAGTGCTCCATCCTGAACAAAGATCTGGACAGCTTACACCATAAAAAGTAAGTGGAGCTCAACTGAAAAGAATATATGttgtacaaataaatattcccTCTCACATGTGAATTTGATGAGATTTTAGGGGATGGCGCCGGAATCGATTTGATGCGGACGTGACGATCTGATGACTAGCCTCACTCATCGAACCCCCTTAGATCAAAATCCATCGAAAATGACCTATCCTTTACAATCGGTAGCTATTTAAAGTGAAAACAGAATCACAAAGAGCTTGAAGTAAAACACTGTACGGTAACGTGACAGTAAAACACGCTACCGTACCTATTCAAGAAAGATTACCATAATTAAAGATTAtcataatccagaaaaaaaatccagcatTTTTTGAGCTCATATTTTGCAACTAATAGTCGAGACccttataattatataattgatttaaaaattatCCCGTGAGTATCGTTGAACTCCGGgaatgcttaaaggcatcaccccaggaatctggggtggtgcgggtttcaggtgggttatgcctatacggggtcgtagattatggggaagaagggtgattccgttcatttcttcctaattgccgtaaaaaacggcccagaataTCCGGTTTtaagcgttccggagcgctattttcttcaacgacttcgattggagcgcgccagcgccGCTGttcacgcgctgcatcttccggcccgttttttacggaaattaagaagaagtggacggaatcacccccctctccataatctactaccccgtatacgaatacttcacctgaaatccgtaccacctctgattcgtggggtgatgcgctTAAATCTGAAAATCCAGTTCCTGGAAAGGAACATTACATATTTCAACAACGGAGGTGGACAAAAACTGTTGTGGTAACTGGTTGTTCCaagaaaatcgtttttttccctttcgagatggaattttccttctattcaaccaaataatgaaatatgcACAACATGACATAAAGAGGTGGGGAGGAAAAGTTTCGGAAtgcttggaatttttttttctctacaaagAAGCCTATGTAATATTTCCTTGAACGTGAACTTCCTAATATGTGGTTCCAGAATTCACCTTGTTCTTCGGAGAAACTTGCCGAGATCCAATCAAACTATGCGATCTTGGATGGGTATCCGATAAACGTTCCCTTCGCTTCTTCCCCAGATATCAAACACCAAAAATATCGCGACCAGTTTGTTTCCACAcgtgctatttttttcttatttttctcatatagCAACtgataataatttttcatGAGAAAATTACTCCTCTTAGGCGCTGTAACGATCCATAATGTATGTGAACACATCCGCGTTGGCTCGGCAAATCCTGCTTGGATGTCTGTACACGGGTTTACTTATCCACGCCATATCCAAATATTTTGAGGCACTTGGTGTAAGTTGTTTTTGAAcaagactaaaaaaaaatacgatcgatcgtatcgattttttattcactttcagGATCGATCAGACTTCTTTAAAACATCCCTTAAATGTATTTCCTCGTATGTAGACGGGGAAACGAATCTTGGGAAGGTTTGTTTCGAATTTCTCCGGAATTTCCCCTCACACGTTTGAATCCTACTACTTTACAGCAATGGTATCAATTCCCTTACCTTGTAAATAAATGTGCACCACATAATCGACTACCCGTACATAGTTTCTCGAATACGGATGAATTGAAATATCATGTGATGCCGATAACACATGTAAGTTCTTCACAAAGTTGTTTATTGATAAACATccacagtgtttttttttaaatcttaattttttttttgcaaatttaaaGGTCACAAATATGCGCGACTGTACGATTGTCTCATTGGGAATTGGTAAGGATGTTGAAGCAGAGAAATCGATGCATGCAGCTTTGCCGAATTGTCAATTTTTTGGCGCTGATCCTGTTAATGAAACAAATGCGGACATTTTTCCGGAggtgaattatttttatttaatattttctataGTATATAATGTGAAAAGATGCTGTACCTGTAGTACTGTAGTCAAGATGAGCTTTGCAGTTACCTTCATAATTTTTGGGGttggtgtagtgcagtcggtaaacGGTTCCGCTGTGAGTGCAGAATCGACCGCTGGTTCAAAACCGACCTGATGTcgaccaaacctttcatcccttcgtcGTATGTCGACatattggtgccagacttttttggaatgatagaaacactgacttaatagATCGCCTAGCCCCTGTAAAGGGGTAAGGTAAGCAAGGGCCCAGGAAGTaactgtataggctagacacggattcgtaaacctcaaacgattctgaattgaagtcggaGGCAAGGGCGGAGGCGAATCCGCATAGGGAATGATCAACCCATTATTGTCTACtgtctttcatttcattcatgaTTTAGACTTCATATTACTCGAAAATTCGAATTATCTGCCCCTGGATATTTCGACTTGTCTCGAAGATGTCGAATTATCCGGATTTATTCCTTCAAAATCAATGCATCTCATGGTAATAATATGGCTTCTACACTTATAATATCGACAaataatagcagaaaaaaagaataatatcataataatcatgataaaagataaaggataaagtgtctggcgttgatcaatccgcttgggacccgcccccacgttcacttcaattcagaatcagttgaggtttacgaacgtgtaactggcccgtACAATGAATTGCCGTGACTAGCCGACAGGTCAGGTCACTGCCTTTATGCTCTCAGGtatccagacaagtctggtaccaatttatccggaccccggagggatgaaaggcttggtgagcactagggcggattcgaaccattgatcgatcgtgcagacacagtGGGACCttttactgactgcgctacacccgccccgatagtaataatatattataataataatagtataataatatagcATAGTATCAGTGAAATATTTGTTcataagaaaggagaaaaaagaaaagctatcTGGATAAAACGTCCCATATAACCTCAACATAACTTGTTGTGTCATACTGGATACGTAagccaatttctttttttttaacttttagaATGTACCCTTTAAGAAGTGGAAAACTCTTTGAcaaatgaataatttatttattgagaaaCCAGCATCAAATTGTAGCATCTAAAGCATCTGATTACAGGTGGGGAAATTCTACAACTTAGCGGTTGGCGCAAAAAATGGCACCTTTCGATCGTATATTTTGGAAGGTAAGTAAGAAATATGGTAATTCCCATTAATTccataattattttctttgtacttttactttttacatgTTTCTCTGTTTGAGTACAAGAATTTTAGATATCTATCGTTACCAGGATGTGAAATACGTCGATATTGCAACATTTCTGCGAACGTATGTGAAAAGAACAGTGATCGATCAGATAATGATCGATATCGAACATGCTGAATATCCGATGTTGCCGTTTTTAGTTCAAACCGGACAGCTTGCACGTGATGGTATTGTGATATGTCAGGTAGGATGTGATAgtaggatgtttttttctttttctggaagaaaatatatatgtataaataaatatgtaaatataaataaataaatgtaaataaatgaataaataataaaaataaataaaaaaataaaaaataaaataaatgaataaataaatgtaaataacatgtatttataaatatatgtatgtattttgtttttatttttttttagatgaataTCGAAATACATCGACCAAATGTGGAACAATTACAACAATTCTTCACATTTTATAAACAATTACTAAAAGAAGAACAATGGACATTTATGAGTGCATCCGGAATTATAGGGCATTTAAGGTGGATTGCTTCGATGAGAGATTTCTCCATTTAACTAGTAAATATTTGTATATTGTTTAGGTTATTCATGATCAATCACGGTAGTCAGGAATGTCATGATCGATATATCGGTGAAATCTACGATGGAGATTTGCTTACACGTCAAATATCAGGAAATGTGATTTAATGAGACGAataaaatctttattttttttctagtgtgGAAATATGTAGTGGTAAAATGTTGCTGTAAGGTGTTCACTTCATATATAATTTTCATATAAgtaaatttataaaatgagCGATAGGCATTGATTTGAAATTGGccgataaataaaatattaaataaaatgagTGATTTactgaaaagaataaaatctttaatttttcagcATGGAAATAGTGCTAAAACTGATATTAGCTGCTCACTTCACATAATTTTTATATAGGTAAACTCATAAAATAATTCAGGAAATGATTTGAAATTGGAACGCACACGAGAGTATTCTTTGACGCGAATCCGTGtgtttttcgtcttttttccgtCACTCtcctcaatttgatctctaTTGTAGAAGGTGGACATTAATAGATTTGCATGAGAGAGCTTTATCGACTGCGTATAATtagaaatcttgaaaaatccCAATAAGAAACTTTTTAGGAAGTTACTTTTGTCTACACATTAACAAGACTTAGCCCCGGATAACTGCACCCCAGGAATATATGATTTTTAACGTGGAGTATATTGGTCAAGGAAATTGGCGGgtatggcgcagtcggttagaggtccgttgcggccacacggtcgagggttcgaaaccgccctagtgcaaaccaagcctttcatctttccgttgtcgataaattgctgtCAGACTTGTCCggcagaataaaaacactaatttaATCATTGGTTggctccgcaagtcattgtattgcCATTGCTGAccacgttccaaaacctcaacatctacaaattacagtaaaacgcgttagcacatcccaagtggattgatacgccagtgaatttgtcttttttatattgtctgaaaagtaaaatgatCGTTACAAATTCGTACTGTAAACAATAGGTGCCATATTTGGACGCTTGGTTgaagtgttttcaaaaaatctctaaTTACTTCGAGATATTTGCTTTCCATTTGACAGTTAAAACACCGTGAGGGAATTGCACCGCACTCTAGAACGTCATTAAACTCCAAGGGACTACCTATTCACCTAAACCTAggaatgagtaaaaaaaaataatgataaaaacataaatagcAATGAGAAGCCTTAACGCGTTGGTCTTTAGCGTTGGTCTTTAAAGActgcatatcacgaatctgattggatgtggtgagggaatcagCAGTAAAACTTGAAGATGAGGTTGCAATTTGCGAGAtctgaggtggttccgctcatctttcccccAATCGTCGTAAAGAAGGAGTGGAGCCTTTTTTGCGGCGATTTCAGTTTCTGcccgccacccttgtgcattttgcacgcgccgcaccggcgtgcgagcggtcgaaaatcaatgaggtctcctcaccaatacattcaggtaaaaccaatgaataggctgttgagagTACCGAAGCGTGTCCATAAAGAAGCGTTCTTATACACCgtcgtaggaattaaagctGTCTACatgaccttttttttacgacaattagggaaAGATAAGTGCAgctaccacgaatctggtaaTCTACAGCCCCGTCTCCGGCTTTTCCGGACTCTCACACcattcgtgatatgctacctttaactCAGGACCGTTTGAGGTTCCTGAGCGCATGtgtggcctacacaatgacttgtcGGAATCAACGgatgtgtttttatcctcccagaaaagtCTGATACCTATATAAAAGCGACCCTGGAGgtatgaaaagcttggttgacATTAGGCCGGTTTCGAATCAGCAATCCTGCAGTCTCAGCCGAACCTCCTGCCAATTGCGCGACGCCCGCTCTTCCAATtataaggataaaaggataaacttTCTGAtgttaaccaatccgcttgggatgcgccccacgttcacttcaattcagaatcgtttgatgttcacgaacgtgtaactggcccatacaatgacttgtggtggctagccgaagggtcacgtcagtgtttttatcctcccgggcacgtctggtaccaatttatcgacctcgaagggatgaatggcttggtgagcactacggcggattcgaacctccgatcgatcgctcgtgcaggaagcggaacctctaaccgctacactacacccgccctcttCCACTGATAACGGTGATGAATTCAAGGGATTCTCTTCTCACCTACTTATCAGCAAATACCATGCACATGATCTTACGTACctgaaataataaacatattTTGTGGAATGTGATAAGCGACaacgttcttctttgttcattttgtGGGTACATTTTGCCTACGAATGGTGGATTTCACACCGTGTATAATGTAAGCTGTTACTTAATTTCTATTGAAGGTACAACTTAGTATTGGATCATCTCATAAGTAATACGATATTCTacatttccttcaattttcatagataaaataaacagaagtTCTTTCAATTTGGAATATGCTCTCACTCATTTTTTATAAAATCCTTACGTTTTGCTCGGTTGAAATTTGGAAGTCCTTTTGCAGAATTCACTATTCCATGACGAAAAATACTCCTCATttgcagttgaaaaaaaaacaacactatTCATGCGATGATCCAGAACACTACAataatattaaaggcatcaccccacgaatctgaggttgtactattatatttattgtatttcaagtggagtatccgtatacggtatagcagattatggagattccatccatttcttcccaactgtagcaaaaaacgtcccggaagatgcggcgcttgcacaaggctggcgcgctccagtcgaactccctatagaaaaaagtgcgtcagaatgcccgaag
The Necator americanus strain Aroian chromosome I, whole genome shotgun sequence genome window above contains:
- a CDS encoding hypothetical protein (NECATOR_CHRI.G3695.T1); translated protein: MYVNTSALARQILLGCLYTGLLIHAISKYFEALGDRSDFFKTSLKCISSYVDGETNLGKQWYQFPYLVNKCAPHNRLPVHSFSNTDELKYHVMPITHVTNMRDCTIVSLGIGKDVEAEKSMHAALPNCQFFGADPVNETNADIFPEVGKFYNLAVGAKNGTFRSYILEDIYRYQDVKYVDIATFLRTYVKRTVIDQIMIDIEHAEYPMLPFLVQTGQLARDGIVICQMNIEIHRPNVEQLQQFFTFYKQLLKEEQWTFMSASGIIGHLRLFMINHGSQECHDRYIGEIYDGDLLTRQISGNVI